From the genome of Triticum aestivum cultivar Chinese Spring chromosome 1A, IWGSC CS RefSeq v2.1, whole genome shotgun sequence:
CTCCTTCTCAAGCTCACACCAGGTGGCGGCTGCTCCCCCAGTGCCAGCGGCTAGCCGGCGACGAGCTGCCCCTCCTCCTCACTAACGTCCTCGCTCAGGCGAGGCTAGTAGCTGCATGCTCATGAGAGCAAACATGAAAGTAATATGCTGTTCCTAACTTCTACACTTTATTTTTGAATTAAAAAATAGTAAAATGTATCGCCGTATTGGCACTTTTTCAAAATGGTGAATTTACGTATCCATATTGGCCCGATACTGATACTCGTATCCGTATCGGTGCTTCATAGGTTCCATATGATGTTGATTTTAACGATACTCCAATTAGTTGTCTTATTATAGCGAATAGTGTTAGGAGCCAGGGGTTTATCATTTGCGTGCGTGAGTTTATGGCACTACAGCAATCTGCACAataagaaaaggagaaaaaaacaTGGGCACAGATGTAGCACAATTTTTCTGAGTCTAATTACCTTGTTTCGCCATTCAAAACATAGCTAAAAATGAACCCCAAATCAAGGGTAAATTCAAtcaattccagaaacaagcatctgGAATTTATCTATTTGAATTGGTCTTGCAGGATGATTCATTGATTTTGACTGGACCCAAGAGAGGATTCATGGTATGCGATGATATATTCTTCAAAATCAATCTGAAGGTGAAGAATGTGCATGGGAGGACTGTCGATGATGATAGACTCAGTAAAGGCCTGATAGAGGTGGATGCTATCCGCAGGCTGGAATATAGTCCCAGATATGTGGTTGATACGGAAACACTTGTCAGCATGCACAGCATATTGGATTTGAACTATACATTCATTAGGAGGTCGGTGCAGGGCACTGTTGAGATCAAGATCCTTGAGGGACCTGATGAATTCCATGGGAAGATTGTTGCTTCCACTACCAGCATTCCATGCGACATTGTGCTACATGATAGCAAAGTGAGTGGTGCGCTAACGGCAGGTGACAATGGAGTCGTACAAATGGCGCGGCGCGTAGTAGGAGTCTCTGTGGATGAGATGCTGGTgttgactgttgctgctgctgtcggTGATGATGAGTTATCTGCCTGCACTGTTCAGTTTACTCCAAGGCGCAATGGTTACGATGATGAGAGTATCACTTGCGGGGAGTACAAGATGCTTCTGAAGTTCACTTGGTCGATTGTGTATTTCTGATGTACTGTAACTCTTAGTTATTCAGTCGTAGTCTGCCAGATTCTCTAGATCCTTTTAATGTAAGGAAGCTTCATTATGTGAACCAGTCATGATACATGCTCAAACAGTATATGTTCCAGCGGGTATTGTATCTATTCTGACTCTTCTGTCTGATGTAAGCTAGTTTTACTGGAATTGCTTGTGGTGCATGCATGAAATTTAAGAGTTATACCCCCTCCGtcacataatataagatgttattgtGGGTATATTAATTGTCATAACATCTTAAATtattggatggagggagtagtatttactgCCATCCTAAAAGTAATGTCTACGAAGTTTTTCGCCTTGTTGAATTGCAAGATGTACTAACAAGAATATATATGTCTATGCCTTGTTGAATTACACGATGCAGTAGCAAGATCTTGAGACCCGTTTGTTAGAATCGAATTGCCTGTGTTGCAAGTTCAATGTCTATGAAGACTATCCGGCTGTAATATATTTTCTAGTGAACTAATCACCTTTTTATTTCTAATTTTTGTCAGAATCAAGAGCTCAGTAGTAGCATTCAATTCTTTGAATTCCTCCTCTTTGTATCCAACTTGGCTGTGCATTATTGTGCCAAGGAAGTGGTTCTGAATAGTATCCGATTCAAACTTATAGCAGAAGTTATCCCTTTTTAAATTTCTTAAAACAGGttctttttcagaatttttggaacttcCGAATGCGTTTTTTGGTGGCACTAGCACACCCAATATGCCCCCCTGGAGCATCACTGACAAGCGCCCATCAAAAGAACTGCTACACTGGATGAACATCATTCCCAGTAATTGCAAAGCCTGATTAAGCACTTTTCATACACTCCACATCAATTAGAAGAAGAAAATTCTGGTTGAGGAAATATTTGAACAATGTATTTTAT
Proteins encoded in this window:
- the LOC123098696 gene encoding uncharacterized protein, which codes for MAGGDSSPVAAAAAAAAAAAAAARKWEWDQEEYRCEPAEYSVDPRYSEYDPKQGCFICVCYFFDGKLDLDQESPVGPMRHTGKIFKEGFRLKNSVNVVSIKIVSSDYGYPLYVYGTIIARDSLDRKCVYIFRHDQDDCQLITSKDDSLILTGPKRGFMVCDDIFFKINLKVKNVHGRTVDDDRLSKGLIEVDAIRRLEYSPRYVVDTETLVSMHSILDLNYTFIRRSVQGTVEIKILEGPDEFHGKIVASTTSIPCDIVLHDSKVSGALTAGDNGVVQMARRVVGVSVDEMLVLTVAAAVGDDELSACTVQFTPRRNGYDDESITCGEYKMLLKFTWSIVYF